From the Helianthus annuus cultivar XRQ/B chromosome 17, HanXRQr2.0-SUNRISE, whole genome shotgun sequence genome, the window ATCAAGTGACAATCACTGATCCAGGTCTTTTTTAAATGAAAAGTCATCACTTTAATGCTTGAAGCTTAATTAGCTTGCATTGAGGTCTTGTAAATCTCTTCCTTTGCATGCATGCACAGTGGCGGACCTAGGAATTTCTTTTCATGGGGGCGGAAATTCTTAGGGTTTCATgaggaatgttttttttttttttttttcaaggggtgcgcccgcccaccctgaGATGGTAGTAGGTCCGCCCCTGTGCATGCATGCACAAGTAATCTTGTTGTCTTTGTGTCATGTTGGGTTGTTATTTTGTTAAAGATTAGCTATGCGTGATATCATAAAAACTTATTTGTTGTGTCTATCTAGTTTCTTGCAACACCAGTAAAAAGTCAAGGCATGCCCTTTTAAAGTATTTATTGAAACACGCCAGACCCAATTGGGCAAGAGGCAATACTTACAAACGCGCCCCAAACGGGCAAAAGCCAAAAATTTACAACATATACAAAGCTGAATTTTTAACATCTTTTAAATGATATAGATTTCTCTACGGAAAATCGACCTGGTTTGGGGGCTTTCTTGCTAATTACTATTAACCTTTGTTGGCGTTTTTATGTAACCACTTGTATCAATAGTATTTTAACAATGGTGGATTCTATCATATTGAAGCTTTTGGAGAAGTCATGATGATTATGATGGTTTACTAAACATGCATGTGAATGTAACAGAAAAGGATCTAGCTTATATATGAATGCATATTTGTATCAAGGTAGAGAATGGATTCTAGCAATGGGAAAAAGAATGTAGAAGAAGATAGACTAAGCAGCTTGCCGGATGATCTTATCTACAAAATCCTCGCTTTTATTGGCATAGAATATGTTGTTCAAACGAGTGTTTTGTCATCTAGATGGAGGTTTATTTGGACTTCAATGCCTTATCTCAATTTCTCAAGGGAAAAAATCTATCACCCGCACAAGTTCTCCAAATTTATCACACATTTTTTCTCTAGCCGCAATAATCAAACAAAAGTGTCTTCTGTCAAACTTAGTTTTCATGGAGAGGATAATCAGGATGTCGATGTGTTTGTCCAACAGATTATGGAGTATGCATTCTCTCACAATATTCAACAATTGAATGTTGCATGCTTGTTTGACAAATATGGTGTTGAATTCCCTCATTTTCTCTCTAGTTCTCAGTCTCTTAAACATCTTAGTGTGACAAAGGAACACGTCTCAGCTACACCGTACCTTAGAACATATGTGGTTAAAGCACCATCTACTTGGGAGTTCCCAGCCTTAACAACTTTGTACCTCCATGATGTTCATTTGTGTTGTGATGAAACAACTGATAAGTGCATTGATCTTTTCTCCAAGTGTCCCAACTTAAAGAGTCTCACCATAAAAAGCTGCTATATGGGAGTCAAGGTTTTAAGTATTTGTCTTCCTCTACTCTCTAATCTTACACTTGAAAGTATTCGTGGGGGTGTAAAGGTCTTCAATATTGTTTCACCTCAACTCAAAAATCTCACTATGAAAAGCGACTCTCAGTATTATCCAAGGTATGCACGCGACCGTCAATATCGGATATCTGCACCTGACCTTGTGTTCTTGCTTTATAGAGGATATGATCACTTGCAACTTTATACAAATGGTTTCCTTTCTTTGGAGAAGGCAGATATTTGCGTATCCAGTCCAAAAGATGCTCATGAAGTTCTACATCTGCTTCCACAACTTCACAATGTCAAGTCTCTTACACTTAACTTGGAAATTGTTGAGGTAATTGGTAGTATTTATCTTGTGCATCTTATAATGGTTTTCAATCTAAGAAatattttagtgtttattttGTTCTGTCCAATGTTATGATGGTTCTCTAAATAAGTAAATTTGACTTATTAGCAGAAATTGGGATCCCTATTTTTTGTATGTacacattttacgttaaaaatttttGTGCAGCAACTTTCTTCATCCGTGGAATTAATGTCACATCCACCTTCTCCATTTGCGAACTTAAGGAGTTTAAAGATATATCCAACAAGTGAACATTCGAGGGTGGAAAAACACAAAAGCGGAAAGATGTCTGCAGAACTCAAACGCTATCTCTTAGATGCTTCTCCAAGTGCCATCGTCACAATGATTTCACGTGAGGTATTTTATTACACTATGAACTCTGTTGTTATTTACCATGCATCATACTTGTTGCTCTATCGTATTAATTAAAAAGATGTAGCAAGCGAttttatatatttgttttaaCAGTTTGTTTGTAAGTTGAATTTTGTAGTAGAAACTTTTATACACCTATCTTTCAGTTGAGAAACTTGCCATGCCTTCAGGTGTATGGATTTTTAAGAAAACAATACATTTCTATATGATATCAAATTTGGATATTTATGGCACAAACTGTGAGTATTGTATTGTTATGGTTTCATGAAAACACTGCAGGATGTTAGAACTATGAAAAACACCAGGTTGGCACAAAATCTTACTACAAGGTTAATGGCGTTGCTACAGCGGGTGAGATCTGACATAGAGACCATAATGGCAAAGATTTATGAACAAAGGAAGGCGCAAGTTGATAAAGTTATCGTTGCCGATTGGAATGTCCATTGGTGTTGGCAAATTTTGAGCGAGCGGATTGAGAAAAGGGAAGAAAAGCCTTCTGGCGTCATTTCAAAGTTGAACGAGATTTTAAAATTACTGAGAACGTTGCCTGCATCGAACAGGGCTACCATTCAACCATCAATTTCTACTTTGTGGGCAGAGGCTGACATTGTTATGAATCTAATGACTGATTTAATGAAGATGTATTTTGACGAGAAGCGAAGACATTTAAGTGTGTGCTGCCATGAACTTGCTACAACATTGTAGCTATCGTCTTAGGAGATCGTAAGTTCTTAATTAACCTTTTGAGTACACAAGTGATGACTATATTCTAATTGCTATTGCTCTTTTGTTTGGATATGTTTGCTTGCATAACTGAGATGCTGAAGTAATTTTGATTGTAAACATTATAAAAATGAAGCTTTCAATGACTTGATTTAAAAATTTAGATTTTAGAAACGGAGGGCAAAACACTACAATCCCAATAAACTATTTAGTTGGGTCACATATGCTAAGTTTTCGGCTCTAAAATATTAATGACTAAACCAAAAGCAATGAAACTTTATAGCAAGTTATATACACTAAAGTCTAAGAGGACCCGGGGCGCCCGACCCATTCTTCATGTGTTTTCCGTAGTGAAACACCGCCGCCAGCTCCAATGTTCACGCGTCGAGATGATGACGCTTGGTCATCATCACGCGTTGAATTTCAATATTTGAccgtttgtttttttattttgttacatatatatacCAAACAATACAAGTGATGCGCATtcccactaaaatccatcactagtgatggaatgaAGTACGATGacgtggcggaacttgattggatgttgtgggtgatggaattccatcactagtggaGCGCCCCTACCCCCTaaggggggtgggggtggtcactagtgatagaattacatcactcacaagcactcaatcaagttccgccatgtcatcaaccattttccatcactcacaaccttttttgatggcaatggtcatcactcacaacacccaacaataaacccccACACCCCCTCACACCCATTTATCATGCTAACCCCATAACGCGTTGATTTTATCACGGAATCTACAATATCACGCGTGAAAAACTTGGTGACGGTGGGAATTTTTGTTTTCCACGCGTTGAAAACGGGTATCACGCAACTATAACGTTGCCACCCCCACCTCCTTAATAATTGGTAGAGTTTAATAGCAACTTATTTTAAACTTTATTCATGTATAGTTCTTATTGCCCCGCTTGTGGtgtgcgcatataatgtatatatgtgtgggtggGCGCTCACGGGACAAAAGTGAAATGGTACTAagtttaacgttattttactaatttcgtgaaaataatgttaaaagcggcgatggttaatcatgcatcatgtggtggcattACTAAAAGACAcgggggtacatgcaccaatcagtctctgtcccgattgtttgagtgttatgtgtcttaggtccaaggcttgatacaaaactacaatcgaaCCGGGGGTTTCACTGGAAtcaacctctctattcctacggggtagaggtaaggctgtctacatctaccctcctGAAACCTTGCCTTAGCTTTGTTATCGGTGggatttactaagtatgatgattGATTCATTCATTTAAAGTTCAATTGCCTAACCTATTTTTTTATTGATCCATATATTTTCATTGATGAAtatttgttattattgttaaataAATGACACTTAACACTTCAAGTCACACATTAAATAGAATTATATGTTATAAACATATGTGTGGTGTCTATAGAATTATGCCTGCGAGCATGTACATTGAtgaaaaaaaagagtaaactttTAAGGTTTAACCCATTATTAACCAATTTTAGTATCTTACAAGTTTTCGATAACTTTTTCCCTTCCATTGTATAGTGGCTTGGCGCCACATCCAGGGGCGGACTTACCTTGTAACAAGGGGTTACCCCCATTGCCCCTTAACGCTTTGAAAGTactataaattttgaaaaaaaaaattgactttttttttatttcgttactttttttttctttttaaacgtTGCTTCTATAAAAAACTTTTACACACATCACCCCAAGGGTAGGCTAAAACACAATACATCAGGAGTTCGGTTATAACGGTTTGAGTGTCGTAATGAAAAAGGGTGGCATAGACTTAAAGTTGAATGAATTTAATTTGAGTGTGTTTAACTGGTTTGGGGTCAAAAAACGTTGACTGAAAATTCCACAAGCAACAACGTCAAACAGGTTTTATCAATATTTTCAATTTTATATGATTAGTGTAGGCCGTAGGGGcgctcatcactcacaacatctaATCAATTTCTGCCATGCCATCGagcattattccatcactagtgatgtgatggattttagtggaaatgtccatCACTCATCACACACTATCAAaatcattcaaaaaaaaattgaattgcATCAAGTTTTCAACACATGAAACGTTCAACGTGTTTTATGATCCACGCGTGATCATCACCGGCAACGACGGTGTTCCACGCTTATAACACATGATCGATCACCCCATAACGGGACGTCACGTCCCCCCTTACTATTTATCTAAGACAATTGTTTTTATGTATCCTATATTTAATCCAGATGTGTCTTTATCGCGAActgattttaaattttaaactatTAATTAATAAACACATCTATCAATTTTTGAGTTTCGATAactaaagtttattttaattgtGTAATTCAAAACTACTAGTTTAAGTTTTTACGTTTTAAAATAAccactttattaaaaaaaaaaaaaaaaaaaaacctttcatGAGACTActaaaatctttattttaaaTTCCTATAATTTTTGTACCACATCGGTTTTAAGAACTTTTTCAATTTCCTTGATTTGCTTGCGTTTCTGTTTCTTCTCCCGTTCTTTCACAAGACGGGGATCTTGTTTCGGAGAAACTGATCGCTTTTGGTAATTTTGCTCACGGGGAATATCAACTTTAGCTTTTAACTTATGAAGAtacggacaatttcgaattaCATGTCCAATTTCACCACACTcgaaacatgatcttcgttcaacaaaccccgaagtatcatgttgatgtcttgttgatgaa encodes:
- the LOC110923656 gene encoding putative F-box/LRR-repeat protein At5g02930, which gives rise to MDSSNGKKNVEEDRLSSLPDDLIYKILAFIGIEYVVQTSVLSSRWRFIWTSMPYLNFSREKIYHPHKFSKFITHFFSSRNNQTKVSSVKLSFHGEDNQDVDVFVQQIMEYAFSHNIQQLNVACLFDKYGVEFPHFLSSSQSLKHLSVTKEHVSATPYLRTYVVKAPSTWEFPALTTLYLHDVHLCCDETTDKCIDLFSKCPNLKSLTIKSCYMGVKVLSICLPLLSNLTLESIRGGVKVFNIVSPQLKNLTMKSDSQYYPRYARDRQYRISAPDLVFLLYRGYDHLQLYTNGFLSLEKADICVSSPKDAHEVLHLLPQLHNVKSLTLNLEIVEQLSSSVELMSHPPSPFANLRSLKIYPTSEHSRVEKHKSGKMSAELKRYLLDASPSAIVTMISREDVRTMKNTRLAQNLTTRLMALLQRVRSDIETIMAKIYEQRKAQVDKVIVADWNVHWCWQILSERIEKREEKPSGVISKLNEILKLLRTLPASNRATIQPSISTLWAEADIVMNLMTDLMKMYFDEKRRHLSVCCHELATTL